The following proteins are co-located in the Shouchella hunanensis genome:
- a CDS encoding alpha/beta hydrolase, with protein MKKRLNFKSWLMNAVTTFAALLVLLAGALMFVGYKATNPAIRLLESNPSHYDLAYEEVQFSNKFDHISLSGWWIPSEHNSLFNTDKAVIFAHGYGYNRTEMPFSPLQLASRLNKEGYHVFMFDFRNSGMSEQAPTTFGGNEKTDLLSAIDYVSETYEIEDIALMGWSMGAVTSIMAGAESEQVKAVIADSPFANLSEYAAESFQYWTGLPKSFATGTTRAIGVMVPGFNPTDVTPLYAAQSYPEDKGLFLIHSMQDGAIPYSESEAIHRSASGSELWLPEKGGHIRSYFHFENEYEERVLNFLDRHFIKHEPFISDPIYFS; from the coding sequence ATGAAGAAACGCCTCAATTTCAAAAGTTGGCTAATGAACGCTGTCACCACCTTTGCGGCTTTACTCGTCCTATTGGCTGGGGCACTTATGTTCGTTGGCTATAAAGCAACGAATCCAGCAATTCGACTCCTTGAAAGCAATCCTAGTCATTACGACCTTGCCTATGAGGAAGTTCAATTCTCGAATAAATTTGACCACATTTCATTAAGTGGTTGGTGGATTCCATCTGAGCATAATTCCCTTTTTAATACGGATAAAGCTGTTATTTTTGCTCACGGTTATGGATACAATCGTACTGAAATGCCGTTTAGTCCCCTGCAATTAGCCAGTCGTTTAAATAAAGAAGGCTACCACGTGTTTATGTTCGATTTTCGAAATTCAGGTATGTCTGAGCAAGCACCTACAACATTTGGCGGTAATGAAAAGACAGATTTATTAAGCGCCATTGACTATGTAAGTGAAACATACGAAATCGAGGATATTGCCTTAATGGGTTGGTCTATGGGCGCTGTCACTTCGATTATGGCAGGAGCAGAGTCTGAACAAGTGAAGGCGGTAATTGCGGACTCTCCCTTTGCCAACTTAAGTGAGTATGCTGCTGAAAGTTTTCAATACTGGACTGGCCTACCAAAATCATTTGCAACAGGAACGACCCGTGCCATTGGTGTGATGGTCCCTGGGTTTAATCCAACTGACGTAACTCCTTTGTACGCCGCTCAGTCGTATCCAGAAGATAAAGGGTTATTTCTTATTCACTCAATGCAAGATGGAGCCATTCCGTATTCGGAATCCGAAGCCATTCATCGGAGTGCTTCAGGAAGCGAACTTTGGCTACCGGAAAAAGGCGGACATATCCGTAGTTATTTTCATTTTGAAAATGAATACGAGGAACGTGTATTAAACTTTTTAGATCGCCATTTCATCAAGCATGAACCGTTTATCTCTGACCCCATATACTTTTCGTAA
- a CDS encoding GNAT family N-acetyltransferase, giving the protein MNLQESTKRQVNDNKKPKHNIQEKPAQQNRSNRTTQQGLKLERLRQDHETTLYQFEQTNRTYFETMVPSRGETFYQKEAFRKSLEELIKEEESGQGLFYLIFNKEGALIGRLNLTINGEMADVGYRIGEAFSGRGYAKKALALGIEEAQSHPYLQKVTAKTTSAHVASQKVLVKNGFHEIGRDNESFMWKGKAQQFVYYERSVI; this is encoded by the coding sequence ATGAATCTTCAAGAAAGTACGAAAAGACAAGTAAATGATAACAAAAAACCTAAGCACAACATACAGGAAAAGCCGGCTCAGCAGAACCGATCCAATCGAACAACTCAACAGGGGTTGAAATTAGAAAGACTTCGTCAAGATCACGAAACAACATTGTATCAGTTTGAACAAACCAATCGCACTTATTTTGAAACGATGGTACCGAGTAGGGGAGAAACCTTTTATCAAAAAGAAGCCTTTCGTAAAAGCTTAGAGGAACTGATAAAGGAAGAGGAAAGTGGGCAAGGCCTTTTCTATCTGATTTTCAATAAGGAAGGAGCACTTATTGGCCGTCTTAATCTAACGATAAATGGTGAAATGGCAGATGTAGGGTATCGAATAGGAGAAGCTTTCTCAGGTCGAGGTTATGCGAAAAAAGCCCTTGCGCTAGGAATAGAAGAAGCGCAGAGCCATCCTTATTTACAAAAAGTGACAGCAAAGACGACTTCAGCTCATGTAGCGTCTCAAAAAGTGCTAGTGAAAAACGGGTTTCATGAAATAGGACGTGACAACGAATCATTTATGTGGAAAGGAAAGGCACAACAGTTTGTTTACTATGAGCGATCAGTCATCTAG
- a CDS encoding 2-methylaconitate cis-trans isomerase PrpF family protein, with translation MREFERIRAAIIRGGTSKGVYILEHELPSNPVVRDQVILSIYGNDERQIDGLGGADALTSKFAMVSVSTRADADIAYTFGQVGIGTKTIDYGTNCGNILSGVGPYAIDEGLVPPVEPITKVRIYNTNTNKVIIAHVPVFNGRSVFTGDFSIDGVPGTGAQILLEFEHAAGAVTGSLFPTGNRKDTLSISYGDVEVSILDVTTAVVFLHAQSIGLKGTELPSQLTVEQLHQLEEIRSEGARLLGFVQKRDQATAVTPASPKLILVHEPCAYQTTTNQMVRKEGISFVSRAMSMQKMHHAFPVTGGLCTAIASQLKGTVVADVNHTTSSSNITIGHPSGTMGFSAKVEEQEYEEPIIKQAAVARTSRRLMEGYTYVPRSIYWQSS, from the coding sequence GTGAGAGAGTTTGAACGTATCCGTGCAGCCATCATACGAGGAGGCACAAGTAAAGGTGTCTATATATTAGAACATGAATTACCTAGCAATCCCGTTGTGCGTGATCAAGTCATTCTTTCTATCTATGGAAATGACGAGCGTCAAATAGATGGATTAGGTGGGGCAGATGCTTTAACAAGCAAATTCGCAATGGTATCCGTCTCGACACGAGCGGATGCTGATATTGCTTATACATTTGGACAGGTGGGGATTGGCACAAAGACAATTGATTACGGGACAAATTGTGGAAACATTTTGAGCGGGGTTGGTCCTTATGCCATCGATGAAGGGCTAGTTCCTCCAGTCGAACCGATTACGAAGGTTCGCATCTATAACACGAATACAAATAAAGTTATCATAGCCCATGTTCCTGTCTTTAATGGACGATCCGTTTTTACAGGGGATTTCTCCATTGACGGTGTTCCTGGTACTGGAGCCCAGATTTTGCTTGAGTTTGAGCACGCAGCAGGAGCTGTAACAGGCTCGCTGTTTCCAACTGGCAATCGGAAAGACACGCTCTCTATTTCATATGGAGATGTCGAAGTAAGTATACTCGATGTGACGACCGCTGTTGTTTTTTTACATGCACAATCCATTGGTTTAAAGGGAACTGAACTGCCGTCACAATTAACCGTCGAGCAACTTCACCAGCTTGAAGAAATTCGAAGCGAGGGTGCCAGATTGCTCGGATTTGTCCAAAAGAGAGATCAAGCAACAGCGGTTACACCGGCAAGCCCCAAGCTGATCTTAGTTCATGAACCATGTGCGTATCAAACCACAACCAATCAAATGGTTCGAAAAGAAGGGATTTCATTTGTTAGCCGTGCCATGTCTATGCAAAAAATGCATCATGCTTTTCCTGTTACCGGTGGTCTATGCACAGCTATTGCCTCACAGTTGAAAGGGACTGTCGTAGCAGATGTGAATCACACTACATCATCCTCCAATATAACGATTGGTCATCCTTCTGGCACGATGGGCTTTTCAGCAAAAGTGGAAGAACAAGAATATGAAGAGCCAATCATTAAGCAAGCTGCAGTTGCACGAACGTCTCGGAGGTTAATGGAAGGCTATACGTATGTGCCTCGTTCTATTTATTGGCAGTCTTCATGA
- a CDS encoding tripartite tricarboxylate transporter TctB family protein: MNKDILNIIFTLFLCIVFGSAAILALGFSRLAQFFPLYVSVAGTILSIIYLIVLLIHYNKNRTEHERISFIKPLRYIGWIVGYIGVIYVFGMFIATSLFILSFLLIETTMVWWKTIISVVCVLVAISTASSLLGVYWPTNILGF, encoded by the coding sequence ATGAATAAAGACATCTTGAACATTATCTTTACGCTATTTCTCTGCATCGTTTTTGGTAGTGCCGCTATTCTCGCTTTAGGATTTTCTCGACTAGCACAATTCTTTCCACTTTATGTGTCGGTGGCTGGAACCATTTTGTCCATCATTTATCTTATCGTTTTACTCATTCACTACAATAAAAATCGCACCGAGCATGAACGGATTTCTTTTATTAAACCGTTACGATACATCGGCTGGATTGTTGGTTATATTGGCGTTATTTACGTCTTTGGTATGTTTATCGCAACCAGTTTGTTTATTCTTAGCTTTTTGCTCATCGAAACAACGATGGTTTGGTGGAAAACGATTATCTCTGTAGTATGTGTGCTTGTCGCCATTTCCACTGCCAGCAGCTTGCTCGGCGTTTATTGGCCAACAAATATTCTAGGTTTTTAA
- a CDS encoding tripartite tricarboxylate transporter permease encodes MLEAAWEALLIVLHPSRIGFMFLGIFIGIFVGLLPGLSGTVGMSLLLPFVFGLDPFVGMALLIGMVAVVHTGDTFPSILLGIPGTSGSQATIMDGYPLAKQGQASRAMGASFFCSMVGGVVGGISLYLMIPFARPLISAFSSPELFMLTMLGLSMAGLLAGKSPIKGIISGLLGLLIGSIGSAPAVAEYRYTFGSLYLSNGVSLPVVALAIFAFPIMITMLSSKGSITSNRPIKGGIMKGVMDSLRNKFLVFRSAVIGTLIGFVPGLGGSVVDWIAYGAAQKTVKNNTFGQGDIRGVIAPESANNAKEGGSLVPTLLFGIPGSGTTAILLGGLTLMGLEAGPRMLGADLPVTLSIVWTLVFANIFGALLCMALIRPISKISFIPSEKIVPFLLVLLILGAYQSNFSWGDIIVFIAIGLLGYMMTILDWPRPPLLIGFVLAISAERYYWISIERYGWEWLTNPIVIGIGIVIAFLLTGGMLMKRFSKSVESKGGNMSL; translated from the coding sequence ATGCTAGAGGCTGCTTGGGAAGCGTTACTAATTGTTTTGCACCCATCACGAATTGGTTTTATGTTCTTAGGCATTTTTATTGGTATCTTTGTCGGATTACTCCCAGGATTAAGCGGAACCGTTGGAATGTCTTTGCTCCTTCCCTTCGTATTCGGATTAGATCCTTTTGTTGGTATGGCCTTGTTAATCGGTATGGTCGCCGTTGTTCACACTGGTGATACATTTCCTTCTATCTTACTTGGTATCCCTGGTACGTCAGGTTCTCAGGCAACGATTATGGATGGCTACCCTTTAGCGAAACAAGGGCAGGCTTCTAGAGCTATGGGAGCATCCTTCTTTTGCTCAATGGTAGGTGGAGTTGTAGGTGGCATCTCTTTATATTTAATGATCCCTTTTGCCCGCCCATTAATATCGGCTTTTAGCTCTCCAGAATTATTTATGTTAACGATGCTTGGCCTAAGTATGGCTGGATTACTCGCCGGAAAGTCACCAATTAAAGGCATTATCTCTGGCTTACTCGGCCTTTTGATAGGCTCCATTGGAAGCGCACCTGCCGTTGCCGAATACCGCTATACATTTGGTTCTTTGTATTTATCAAACGGTGTCTCATTACCTGTGGTTGCTCTTGCTATTTTCGCTTTTCCAATTATGATCACAATGCTTTCAAGTAAAGGAAGCATTACGAGCAATCGACCCATCAAAGGCGGGATTATGAAAGGCGTTATGGACTCTCTTCGAAATAAGTTCTTAGTTTTTCGTAGTGCCGTTATTGGCACATTAATTGGATTTGTTCCTGGTCTTGGAGGTAGTGTTGTCGACTGGATTGCTTATGGTGCTGCCCAAAAAACCGTTAAAAACAATACATTTGGTCAAGGGGATATAAGAGGAGTGATTGCGCCAGAAAGTGCGAACAATGCGAAAGAAGGAGGCTCCTTAGTACCTACCCTATTATTTGGAATACCTGGATCAGGGACAACCGCCATCCTTTTAGGTGGCTTAACTCTTATGGGGCTAGAAGCTGGTCCAAGAATGCTTGGTGCCGACTTGCCTGTCACTTTATCCATTGTATGGACACTTGTATTCGCAAATATTTTCGGGGCGTTACTTTGCATGGCTTTAATACGACCTATATCCAAAATTAGTTTTATTCCGAGTGAAAAGATTGTGCCGTTTTTACTTGTCTTGCTTATTCTAGGTGCTTATCAGTCTAATTTCTCATGGGGCGATATTATCGTCTTTATCGCTATTGGCCTTCTAGGCTATATGATGACCATTTTAGACTGGCCAAGGCCCCCATTACTAATTGGGTTCGTACTTGCGATTTCAGCTGAAAGATACTACTGGATTTCCATTGAGCGCTATGGTTGGGAATGGCTTACAAACCCTATTGTTATAGGCATTGGCATTGTTATTGCTTTCCTCTTAACCGGAGGAATGTTAATGAAACGGTTTAGTAAATCGGTTGAGTCAAAAGGGGGAAATATGTCGCTATGA
- a CDS encoding Bug family tripartite tricarboxylate transporter substrate binding protein: MKTKHLSFFIFSSCIFFTACNTIEANDASEQTTTGSLYEDRVISFVVPFQAGGGTDVFARFMTPYFSEHISGSPRVQVENIPGGGSITGTNEYAQTRKPNGRNILTTSGSSHIPYILGQGSVQYDLSNMTPIIGSPSGGVVYTNPEKASQGVHELVETSGELFYAGMSPTGLDLITLLSFEVLNLDVKAVLGYEGKGPSRVAFEQGESNIDYQTTTAYNRNVVPLVEEGRAVPLYSLGQIDENGDLIRDPQFPDLPTIEELYIELHDEVPTGEAWEAYKQFVGAGFTLQKAVWVHDDAPEAHKQELHSSMISLIEDEQFQAQSEEILENYQPFIGDDLQDRINAMLDVNESTVNWVRQFLLENYDVDVNRL; the protein is encoded by the coding sequence ATGAAGACAAAACACCTATCATTTTTTATTTTTTCATCCTGCATATTCTTTACCGCGTGCAACACCATTGAAGCAAACGATGCAAGTGAACAAACAACAACCGGCTCTTTATACGAGGATCGTGTTATTTCCTTTGTTGTTCCCTTTCAAGCTGGAGGAGGAACAGATGTATTTGCTCGGTTTATGACCCCCTATTTCTCGGAACATATTAGTGGCTCTCCTCGTGTTCAAGTTGAGAATATCCCTGGAGGAGGAAGCATTACAGGTACGAACGAATATGCACAAACTCGTAAACCAAATGGCAGAAACATTTTAACAACGAGTGGATCGTCCCATATTCCTTATATTCTCGGTCAAGGATCGGTTCAATACGATTTATCGAATATGACGCCGATTATTGGCTCTCCATCAGGTGGCGTTGTTTACACCAATCCAGAAAAAGCCTCTCAAGGTGTGCATGAACTTGTTGAGACATCAGGAGAACTTTTTTATGCAGGAATGTCTCCAACTGGTTTAGATCTTATCACCCTTCTTTCTTTCGAAGTCCTAAATTTAGATGTAAAAGCTGTGCTTGGCTATGAAGGGAAAGGTCCTTCACGTGTAGCTTTTGAACAAGGAGAAAGCAATATTGATTATCAGACAACAACTGCCTACAACCGAAATGTTGTGCCGCTTGTTGAAGAGGGTAGAGCGGTTCCCCTTTATAGTCTTGGTCAAATTGATGAAAATGGCGATCTTATCCGCGATCCTCAGTTCCCTGATTTACCTACCATTGAAGAGCTGTATATTGAATTACATGATGAAGTTCCTACTGGTGAAGCATGGGAAGCATATAAACAATTTGTCGGTGCCGGATTTACTTTACAAAAGGCGGTTTGGGTTCATGATGATGCACCAGAAGCTCATAAACAAGAGCTTCACTCCTCCATGATTTCATTAATAGAAGATGAACAGTTTCAAGCGCAATCAGAAGAAATATTAGAGAACTATCAACCGTTTATTGGAGACGATTTACAAGATCGCATTAACGCGATGCTAGACGTCAACGAGAGTACAGTTAATTGGGTACGACAATTTTTGTTAGAAAATTATGACGTCGATGTTAATCGTCTATAA
- a CDS encoding LysR family transcriptional regulator — protein MDQKDWHLIHELYKNKNITKTAEKLFVSQPSISYRLKRIEQDLGVSLFFKTKKGIGFTSEGDYLAQQAREMIQSYQQMKDQLLNMQNEVSGTLRIGASSNYAQYLLPQMLKAFSDQYENVRFQVRTGWSTQILDLLQNDVVHVGILRNDFSWPGIKLLLKEEQLALISKTKLKIESLPMQPYLSYRTDTSLTESIKSWWNDRFEDPPYTEMDLDRFETCKEMVKQGLGYSIAPMISLSEKDQLYIKPLHFKNKKPVIRRTWLLASEEASRLAVVERFIQFIQTMEIDHK, from the coding sequence GTGGATCAAAAAGATTGGCATCTTATACATGAGCTTTATAAGAATAAAAATATTACAAAAACAGCTGAAAAATTATTTGTTTCACAGCCATCGATTAGCTATCGATTAAAACGCATTGAGCAAGATCTTGGGGTTTCGCTTTTTTTTAAAACAAAAAAGGGGATTGGATTTACATCAGAAGGCGATTATTTGGCACAACAAGCACGTGAAATGATTCAATCGTATCAACAAATGAAAGATCAACTACTGAATATGCAAAATGAAGTGAGTGGTACGTTAAGAATCGGTGCCTCTAGTAATTATGCACAATATTTACTTCCACAAATGTTGAAAGCGTTTTCCGATCAATATGAAAATGTCCGTTTTCAAGTTCGGACAGGCTGGAGTACCCAGATCCTTGATCTGTTGCAAAATGATGTTGTTCATGTAGGTATTCTTCGTAATGATTTTTCTTGGCCTGGTATTAAGTTGCTCTTGAAAGAAGAACAGCTCGCGCTTATATCAAAAACGAAACTAAAAATAGAAAGTCTTCCGATGCAACCGTATTTAAGTTATCGAACGGATACTTCACTAACGGAGTCCATTAAATCTTGGTGGAATGACCGCTTTGAAGACCCACCCTATACAGAGATGGATCTAGATCGGTTTGAAACGTGCAAAGAGATGGTGAAACAAGGGTTAGGATACTCTATTGCTCCAATGATTTCTTTATCTGAAAAGGATCAACTGTACATTAAACCGTTACATTTTAAAAACAAGAAGCCTGTTATTCGCCGTACTTGGTTGCTTGCTAGTGAAGAGGCTTCAAGATTAGCGGTTGTGGAGCGCTTTATTCAATTTATACAGACGATGGAGATAGATCATAAATAA
- a CDS encoding isocitrate/isopropylmalate dehydrogenase family protein produces MNEKEGGAVVLTLGVLHGDGIGYEIVESAKAIASAAALHAGVAVQWKTLQMGEEAIKQFGTSMPDETIAHLSELEGWLMGPHDSLSYPAELKELRNPSGELRHHFDLYANIRPIQSSPFVRGMIDKADLVIYRENTEGFYVDRNMFQGVGEMMVTPDVALTTGVFTRKAIERIAHAAFQKAQRRRKKVTIVHKANVIKLGSGFFLSLCREVGKQYPDVKVDDYHIDAMCAHLVRRMPDFDVIVTENMFGDILSDLAGELVGSLGLASSINASASKVMAQAAHGSAPDIAGKGIANPIGMIESTALLFEWLGEKQKDHGLQLLASIIRESVTATLKKGIATPDLGGQATTNEFTDHVINLMTEGKICK; encoded by the coding sequence ATGAACGAAAAAGAAGGAGGTGCTGTCGTGCTTACGTTAGGTGTATTGCACGGTGATGGAATTGGCTATGAAATTGTTGAATCTGCAAAAGCGATTGCTTCCGCGGCTGCCTTGCATGCGGGAGTAGCTGTTCAATGGAAGACGCTACAAATGGGTGAAGAAGCGATTAAACAATTCGGAACAAGTATGCCGGATGAAACGATTGCGCACCTATCTGAATTAGAAGGCTGGTTAATGGGTCCACACGATTCACTTTCCTACCCAGCTGAATTAAAAGAACTTAGAAATCCAAGTGGAGAGCTAAGGCATCATTTTGATTTATATGCCAATATAAGACCAATTCAATCAAGTCCATTTGTACGTGGGATGATTGACAAAGCCGATCTTGTTATTTATAGGGAAAATACAGAGGGTTTTTACGTTGATCGAAATATGTTCCAAGGAGTAGGAGAAATGATGGTGACCCCAGATGTTGCTTTGACGACAGGGGTGTTTACTAGAAAAGCAATCGAACGAATTGCCCATGCGGCGTTTCAAAAAGCTCAGCGCCGACGTAAAAAGGTAACGATTGTGCATAAGGCAAATGTAATCAAATTAGGGAGCGGGTTCTTCCTGTCTCTTTGTCGGGAAGTTGGTAAGCAGTACCCTGACGTTAAAGTGGATGATTATCATATTGATGCGATGTGTGCGCACTTAGTTAGACGTATGCCTGACTTTGATGTAATTGTCACAGAAAATATGTTTGGGGATATACTCTCAGATTTAGCAGGTGAACTTGTTGGGAGTTTAGGCTTAGCAAGTTCCATTAATGCAAGCGCTTCAAAAGTGATGGCACAAGCTGCACATGGTTCGGCACCTGATATTGCCGGTAAAGGTATCGCCAATCCAATTGGCATGATTGAATCTACTGCATTATTGTTTGAATGGCTTGGTGAGAAACAGAAAGACCATGGTTTACAGTTACTGGCTTCTATAATTCGCGAGTCAGTAACAGCCACATTGAAAAAGGGAATAGCAACACCTGACCTTGGAGGTCAAGCGACGACAAACGAATTTACCGATCATGTAATAAACCTCATGACAGAAGGGAAGATATGTAAATGA
- the tcuA gene encoding FAD-dependent tricarballylate dehydrogenase TcuA, translating to MNIIHQKQQWPVVVVGAGNAALCAAIAAKENGQDVLVLERAPKQKRGGNSYFTDGAIRTAYGDWHSLKEVLSDDIKVEDRLIQMPNYGTDEFMDDLQRVTEGQTDSQLAQQLVTRSFETIKWMKRNGIQFELNENQYYMNGEKKQFWGGLPLKTTNKGVGLISSLLKRVEELGISIAYNARLKDLDKSSSTQFTLTVGTEKGEETITAKTVILACGGFEANAAKRMEELGEEWEHAIVRGTEYNTGDGLELALKLGAVKYGQWEGCHAHTTDYFAPETGDFSKPGDIYKKSSYPLGLIVNTAGERFVDEGADFRNYTYAKYGKETLKQPEQKAFQLFDGNVFGNLRKEYRIEEASVYKADTIEELAHKMGVDGDVLIKTINNYNQAVQPGEYNPAIKDGKGTKGIHPAKSNWALPFNQAPFLAFPVTCGITFTFGGVRTSPNGHILNQHGDEIPGLFAAGEMIGGLFYHNYPGGSGLMSGAVFGKLSGEHAGKYISEQSVEI from the coding sequence ATGAATATAATTCATCAGAAACAACAATGGCCAGTCGTAGTAGTTGGCGCAGGGAACGCAGCTTTATGCGCAGCGATTGCCGCAAAAGAAAATGGTCAAGATGTACTCGTTCTTGAGCGCGCGCCGAAACAAAAACGAGGCGGCAACTCTTATTTTACTGATGGTGCAATTCGAACCGCATATGGGGATTGGCATTCCTTAAAAGAAGTATTGTCTGATGACATAAAGGTAGAAGATCGATTAATTCAAATGCCAAACTACGGAACAGATGAATTTATGGACGATCTGCAACGTGTGACAGAAGGACAAACCGATTCTCAATTGGCACAACAGCTTGTGACGCGCTCATTTGAGACGATTAAGTGGATGAAACGCAACGGTATCCAATTTGAATTAAACGAAAATCAATATTACATGAATGGTGAAAAAAAGCAGTTCTGGGGTGGGCTCCCGTTAAAGACAACGAATAAAGGTGTTGGTCTAATTTCGTCATTGCTAAAGAGAGTAGAAGAACTAGGCATCTCGATTGCCTATAACGCTCGACTGAAAGATCTAGATAAGTCATCATCAACCCAATTTACATTGACAGTCGGTACTGAGAAGGGAGAAGAGACAATTACTGCGAAAACCGTTATTTTAGCGTGCGGTGGCTTTGAAGCAAATGCAGCAAAGCGTATGGAAGAGTTGGGTGAAGAATGGGAACATGCCATTGTTCGTGGGACGGAATATAATACAGGTGATGGCTTAGAATTAGCTTTAAAACTAGGTGCCGTAAAATATGGTCAATGGGAAGGTTGTCATGCACATACGACGGATTATTTTGCACCGGAGACAGGGGATTTTTCTAAACCTGGTGATATTTACAAAAAATCATCCTATCCATTAGGTTTAATCGTTAATACCGCTGGTGAACGATTTGTTGACGAAGGAGCAGATTTTAGAAATTACACCTATGCCAAATATGGAAAAGAAACGCTGAAACAACCGGAGCAAAAAGCGTTTCAATTGTTTGATGGGAATGTTTTTGGAAATTTACGAAAAGAATATCGGATCGAGGAAGCCTCGGTCTATAAAGCGGATACCATTGAGGAACTAGCTCATAAAATGGGTGTTGACGGAGATGTATTAATCAAAACGATCAATAACTATAATCAAGCTGTACAGCCTGGAGAATACAATCCGGCCATAAAAGATGGCAAAGGAACGAAGGGGATACACCCGGCAAAGAGTAATTGGGCACTTCCATTTAACCAAGCTCCGTTTTTAGCATTTCCAGTTACGTGTGGGATAACGTTTACATTTGGAGGTGTAAGAACAAGTCCAAATGGTCATATTCTTAATCAACATGGAGACGAAATTCCCGGATTATTTGCAGCAGGTGAAATGATTGGAGGACTTTTTTATCATAATTATCCGGGTGGTTCCGGCTTAATGTCTGGTGCGGTATTTGGTAAGCTTTCAGGTGAGCATGCAGGAAAGTATATAAGCGAGCAATCAGTCGAAATCTAG
- a CDS encoding protein kinase domain-containing protein: MANHYKKRNEWGNSVFQELNGYTIQLKKAHDFSWLQSYGKVFAVFDQQDSGNISFGIQSGQKRYFIKYAGAETINGSNTTSEAIQQLKEAKQVYEDLHHPTLITYIEAIERPSGYALVFSWTDGENLHPHWKFPPPEKYTHPDSPFYRFKQLPFEKKRKAFIQILSFHQMVANKGYVSIDFYDGSLMYNFKTNTMTICDIDFYSKTPYVNKRGTMWGSTRFMSPEEFERGAKIDQQTMVYTMGAMAFALFGGEQDRSREKWDASETLYQASLKAVQANKRERFSTVKDFLTCWEKE; this comes from the coding sequence ATGGCGAACCATTATAAAAAACGAAACGAGTGGGGGAATAGTGTGTTCCAAGAATTAAATGGATATACGATACAGTTGAAAAAAGCGCATGATTTTAGTTGGTTACAAAGCTATGGAAAGGTCTTTGCTGTCTTTGATCAACAAGACTCTGGCAATATAAGCTTTGGTATCCAATCCGGGCAAAAACGATATTTTATCAAGTATGCAGGAGCAGAAACTATTAACGGTTCGAATACAACATCAGAAGCCATTCAACAGCTAAAAGAAGCGAAACAGGTGTACGAAGACTTGCATCATCCTACTTTAATTACGTACATTGAAGCCATTGAACGACCGAGTGGCTATGCACTTGTTTTTAGTTGGACAGACGGGGAAAATTTACACCCACATTGGAAATTTCCTCCCCCAGAAAAATATACCCATCCTGATTCACCTTTTTATCGTTTCAAGCAATTGCCATTTGAAAAAAAGCGAAAAGCGTTTATACAAATTTTGTCCTTCCACCAAATGGTTGCAAACAAAGGCTATGTATCCATTGATTTTTATGATGGGAGTTTAATGTATAACTTTAAAACAAATACAATGACCATATGCGACATCGATTTTTATTCAAAGACTCCTTATGTTAATAAAAGGGGAACGATGTGGGGATCAACGCGCTTTATGTCTCCTGAAGAGTTTGAGAGAGGGGCTAAAATTGATCAACAGACGATGGTGTATACAATGGGTGCGATGGCATTCGCACTATTTGGAGGCGAGCAAGATCGCTCAAGAGAAAAATGGGATGCTTCAGAAACGCTCTATCAAGCATCTTTAAAAGCCGTGCAAGCGAATAAACGTGAGCGCTTCTCGACAGTTAAAGACTTTCTTACATGCTGGGAAAAAGAATAA